The following are encoded together in the Thermomonas brevis genome:
- a CDS encoding TadE family protein → MRAMPSRRRMRGQALTELAVCAAVLTPLFLLIAIVAKFGHANQMAQQAARNAAWSATVSDGYDVPARARLQREALDRSFAAADAPIRSNPAGDAQGEFDDQMLNTFSGKKLLERDNLRVADMRNASSPGYMDEALKLLPRLGRFPPNPNGYVTAEVRLDYRNLQNRDGSRPAYLAPFDQLDVVQTRRQSLLADAWNASGPRSGRRSVVNTVEPLVPAATLLPSGLTDIFSALKPIAPLLPMVGSLGDLKIGTIEPDVVPSDKLRDYPVHQ, encoded by the coding sequence GCGGTGTGCGCCGCGGTGCTGACGCCGCTGTTCCTGCTGATCGCGATCGTCGCCAAGTTCGGGCATGCCAATCAGATGGCGCAGCAGGCGGCGCGCAATGCGGCGTGGTCGGCCACGGTGTCCGACGGCTACGACGTGCCCGCGCGCGCGCGCCTGCAGCGCGAGGCGCTGGACCGCAGCTTCGCCGCCGCCGATGCGCCGATCCGCAGTAATCCCGCGGGCGATGCCCAGGGCGAATTCGACGACCAGATGCTCAACACCTTTTCCGGTAAGAAGTTGCTGGAGCGGGACAATCTGCGGGTCGCGGACATGCGCAACGCGTCCTCGCCGGGCTACATGGACGAAGCACTGAAGTTGCTGCCCCGGCTCGGCAGGTTTCCGCCGAATCCGAATGGCTACGTCACTGCCGAGGTGAGGCTGGATTACCGCAACCTGCAGAACCGCGACGGCAGCCGCCCTGCCTACCTGGCGCCGTTCGATCAGCTCGACGTGGTGCAGACCCGCAGGCAATCGCTGCTGGCGGATGCCTGGAACGCGTCTGGTCCGCGCAGCGGCCGCCGCAGCGTCGTCAATACGGTCGAACCACTGGTGCCCGCCGCGACGCTGTTGCCCAGCGGATTGACCGACATCTTCAGCGCGCTCAAGCCGATCGCGCCGCTCCTGCCCATGGTCGGTTCGCTGGGCGACCTGAAGATCGGCACCATCGAGCCGGACGTGGTGCCTTCCGACAAGCTGCGCGACTACCCGGTGCATCAATGA
- a CDS encoding type II and III secretion system protein family protein codes for MRYSKDRGGVCRGVAMACAFGVLVGMPGWTAHAQSADAATTAQSVDTPTAGTAPVQAPADPQRQPQRPAGGTIQELAGGMSGGKALAGDTRASSAPLVAPRMSLYAGEAAIRRVPGALRRVAVGDGEVVTVFTVGKSELVFIGSKAGETNVHLWLADGSQRDISVDVSGGKSEGLASTVRELLGDARGVDVRPVGANVVVSGSEIDAGIAARIAALQKVYPQILNLTGTDPVGMRPMVRMDVTIMEFNKDAVEDLGIRWNSTISGPVGGLIRDATTNDYFRVLPKDEDTFQQIRDSLPKRVPGPQGYFGIATTIGSQINLLMSRGRAWVLAEPKLSAKSGSSASFLVGGEVPIVIPSVLGQTQVEYKEYGIRLNISPTVNKASDVATSIMAEVSRIDPSVTVQGVPGFLTRRVETEINVAAGETIVISGLLDRTASKAADKLPILGDIPILGKLFRSDAFRGNRTELVIFVTPRIVTPESPENQEQLRQGERIGESLESDISQRQNKLIH; via the coding sequence ATGAGGTACAGCAAGGATCGCGGCGGCGTTTGCCGCGGCGTGGCGATGGCGTGCGCGTTCGGCGTGTTGGTGGGGATGCCGGGCTGGACAGCGCATGCGCAATCCGCCGATGCCGCAACGACGGCGCAGTCGGTGGACACGCCCACTGCCGGGACGGCGCCGGTGCAGGCGCCCGCGGATCCGCAGCGGCAGCCGCAGCGGCCCGCGGGCGGCACGATCCAGGAACTGGCAGGGGGGATGTCCGGTGGCAAGGCGTTGGCCGGCGACACCCGTGCGTCCAGCGCTCCGCTGGTGGCGCCGCGCATGTCGCTGTATGCCGGCGAAGCTGCGATCCGGCGCGTGCCGGGCGCATTGCGCCGGGTCGCCGTGGGCGATGGGGAAGTCGTCACCGTGTTCACGGTGGGCAAGAGCGAGCTGGTCTTCATCGGCAGCAAAGCAGGGGAAACCAACGTGCACCTGTGGCTTGCGGACGGCAGCCAGCGCGACATCAGCGTGGACGTGAGCGGCGGCAAGTCCGAGGGGCTGGCGTCGACGGTGCGCGAGTTGCTGGGCGATGCGCGCGGCGTCGACGTGCGCCCGGTCGGCGCGAACGTGGTCGTCTCCGGCAGCGAAATTGACGCCGGGATCGCCGCCCGGATCGCGGCGTTGCAGAAGGTGTATCCGCAGATCCTCAACCTCACCGGCACCGATCCGGTCGGCATGCGGCCCATGGTGCGGATGGACGTGACCATCATGGAGTTCAACAAGGACGCGGTGGAGGATCTGGGCATCCGCTGGAACAGCACCATCAGCGGCCCGGTGGGCGGCCTCATCCGGGACGCCACGACCAACGATTATTTCCGCGTGTTGCCGAAGGACGAGGACACCTTCCAGCAGATCCGCGACAGCCTGCCCAAGCGCGTGCCGGGGCCGCAGGGCTATTTCGGCATCGCCACCACCATCGGTTCGCAGATCAACTTGCTGATGAGCCGCGGCAGGGCCTGGGTGCTGGCCGAACCCAAGTTGAGCGCCAAGAGCGGCAGTAGCGCCTCGTTTCTGGTCGGCGGCGAGGTGCCCATCGTGATCCCCTCGGTGCTGGGCCAGACCCAGGTCGAATACAAGGAATACGGCATCCGCCTGAACATCAGTCCGACCGTCAACAAGGCCAGCGACGTGGCCACGTCGATCATGGCCGAGGTGAGCCGCATCGACCCGTCGGTCACGGTGCAGGGTGTGCCGGGCTTCCTGACCCGGCGCGTGGAGACGGAGATCAACGTGGCGGCGGGCGAAACCATCGTCATTTCCGGCCTGCTCGACCGCACCGCGTCCAAGGCGGCGGACAAGCTGCCGATCCTTGGCGACATCCCGATCCTCGGCAAGCTGTTCCGTTCCGACGCCTTCCGCGGCAACAGGACCGAGCTGGTGATCTTCGTGACGCCGCGGATCGTGACGCCGGAATCGCCGGAGAACCAGGAGCAGTTGCGCCAGGGCGAACGCATCGGCGAATCGCTGGAGAGCGACATCAGCCAGCGCCAGAACAAGCTCATCCACTGA
- a CDS encoding ATPase, T2SS/T4P/T4SS family has translation MFTVLIDAPGRDPRQVKCMHRECGIGRGDANLVMLQGWNIASRHATLMREEHGVFILPLGGKEPIILNGRAVLAKQGPITGRDELKIGNYTLRIAGDEARVAVLPQAANEQSLSPQDVEPALKPVATDITVRGAGPSDMTEWRTRLHMALVRQMDLRRTDVRSMDDQALRDTTINLIDDILKREFTDLPKDINPRRLAKQVLDEAIGLGPLEDLIDDPTVTEIMVNAHDDIFIERNGRIQKSEVVFSTERACLAAIERIVTPLGRRIDESSPLVDARLKDGSRVNAVIPPVALRGPSISIRKFAKRRLMGEDLLKFGSLDERMLEFLTIAVRERRNVVVSGGTGSGKTTLLNILSNFIPDGDRVVTIEDAAELKLVQPNLVALEARPANMEGKGQITIRDLVKNALRMRPDRIVVGECRGGESLDMLQAMNTGHEGSLTTAHANNPRETLSRLEVMVMMAGMDLPMTVVREQIASAVNLIVHQRRYPCGSRKVSHITEITGIESGTIQMQDIFLFKPTSYHGPDGKVVGSFVATGAVPEFYEELAERGVPVDLGIFRNQGGFA, from the coding sequence ATGTTCACCGTTCTGATCGACGCCCCCGGACGCGACCCGCGACAGGTCAAGTGCATGCATCGCGAATGCGGTATCGGCCGCGGCGACGCCAACCTGGTGATGCTCCAGGGATGGAACATCGCCAGCCGGCACGCCACCCTGATGCGCGAGGAACATGGCGTGTTCATCCTGCCGCTGGGCGGCAAGGAGCCGATCATCCTCAACGGCAGGGCGGTGCTGGCGAAGCAGGGGCCCATCACCGGCCGGGACGAGCTGAAGATCGGCAACTACACCCTGCGCATCGCCGGCGACGAGGCGCGCGTCGCGGTGCTGCCGCAGGCGGCCAACGAGCAATCGCTGTCGCCGCAGGACGTCGAGCCCGCGCTCAAGCCGGTCGCCACCGACATCACCGTGCGCGGCGCCGGCCCCTCGGACATGACCGAATGGCGCACCCGCCTGCACATGGCGCTGGTGCGGCAGATGGACCTGCGCCGCACCGACGTGCGCAGCATGGACGACCAAGCGCTACGCGACACCACGATCAATCTGATCGACGACATCCTCAAGCGCGAATTCACGGATCTTCCCAAGGACATCAACCCGCGTCGCCTGGCCAAGCAGGTGCTCGACGAAGCCATCGGCCTGGGTCCGCTGGAGGACCTGATCGACGATCCGACCGTCACCGAGATCATGGTCAACGCGCACGACGACATCTTCATCGAGCGCAACGGCCGTATCCAGAAGTCGGAGGTGGTGTTCTCCACCGAGCGCGCCTGCCTCGCGGCGATCGAGCGCATCGTCACGCCGCTGGGCCGGCGCATCGACGAAAGCTCGCCGCTGGTGGACGCGCGTCTGAAGGACGGTTCGCGCGTGAACGCGGTGATTCCGCCGGTGGCGCTGCGCGGGCCGAGCATCAGCATCCGCAAATTCGCCAAGCGCCGACTGATGGGCGAGGACCTGCTCAAGTTCGGTTCGCTCGATGAGCGCATGCTGGAGTTCCTGACCATCGCCGTGCGCGAACGCCGCAACGTGGTGGTGTCCGGCGGTACGGGTTCGGGCAAGACCACGCTGTTGAACATCCTGTCCAACTTCATTCCCGATGGCGACCGCGTGGTCACCATCGAGGACGCGGCCGAACTGAAGTTGGTGCAGCCCAACCTGGTGGCGCTGGAAGCGCGCCCCGCCAACATGGAAGGCAAGGGCCAGATCACCATCCGCGACCTGGTGAAGAACGCGCTGCGCATGCGTCCCGACCGGATCGTGGTCGGCGAATGCCGCGGCGGCGAATCGCTGGACATGCTGCAAGCAATGAACACCGGCCACGAAGGCTCGCTGACCACCGCCCACGCCAACAATCCGCGCGAAACCCTGTCCCGCCTCGAAGTGATGGTGATGATGGCCGGCATGGACCTGCCGATGACGGTGGTGCGCGAGCAGATCGCCTCGGCGGTCAACCTGATCGTGCACCAGCGCCGCTATCCGTGCGGCTCGCGCAAGGTCAGCCACATCACCGAGATCACCGGCATCGAAAGCGGCACCATCCAGATGCAGGACATCTTCCT
- the cpaB gene encoding Flp pilus assembly protein CpaB, whose product MQKPKISRNHIYIVVALVMALLAALVAVNYVQTTVAERTQDNRRMIDVAVPLADMPQGAIVQPGDLAVRSMPAEFAPADAVTPDNHAEYEGRMLRAAVRGGAPLSASALIPLNEHFSSLIPQGKVAYTLSVDENNSISGMIVPGDLIDILFVKDKSDGQTAAPANARAGTRVMPLLQQVRVLATGTRIGERIAREGQPEGDAQGFSSVTLELDQVQAKSLVIASQVGALRVLLRDAKDRSPGPVQGLTEREWLRSLGVLDGGNDAEGSGRRASASRIEFIIGGRG is encoded by the coding sequence ATGCAGAAGCCGAAGATCAGCAGGAATCACATCTACATCGTCGTCGCCCTGGTCATGGCGCTGCTGGCGGCGCTGGTCGCCGTCAACTACGTGCAGACCACGGTGGCCGAGCGCACCCAGGACAACCGCCGGATGATCGACGTGGCGGTGCCGCTGGCGGACATGCCGCAAGGAGCGATCGTGCAGCCGGGTGACCTGGCGGTGCGCTCGATGCCGGCGGAGTTCGCGCCCGCCGATGCGGTGACGCCTGATAACCATGCCGAGTACGAGGGCCGGATGCTGCGGGCCGCCGTCCGCGGTGGCGCGCCGCTGAGCGCCAGCGCGCTGATCCCGCTGAACGAGCATTTCTCGTCGCTGATCCCACAGGGCAAGGTGGCCTACACGCTGAGCGTGGACGAGAACAATTCGATCTCGGGGATGATCGTGCCGGGCGATCTCATCGACATCCTGTTCGTGAAGGACAAGAGCGACGGCCAGACGGCAGCGCCGGCGAACGCGCGTGCCGGTACGCGGGTGATGCCGCTGCTGCAGCAGGTGCGCGTCCTCGCCACGGGTACCCGGATCGGCGAACGGATCGCGCGCGAGGGGCAGCCGGAGGGCGATGCGCAGGGATTCTCCAGCGTGACGCTGGAGCTGGACCAGGTGCAGGCCAAGAGCCTGGTGATCGCATCGCAGGTCGGCGCACTGCGCGTGCTGCTGCGCGACGCCAAGGATCGTTCGCCGGGGCCGGTGCAGGGATTGACCGAGCGCGAATGGCTGCGCTCGCTGGGCGTGCTCGACGGCGGCAACGACGCGGAAGGAAGCGGCAGGCGCGCGAGCGCATCGCGGATCGAATTCATCATTGGCGGAAGGGGTTGA